The following are encoded in a window of Urocitellus parryii isolate mUroPar1 chromosome 7, mUroPar1.hap1, whole genome shotgun sequence genomic DNA:
- the LOC113177419 gene encoding LOW QUALITY PROTEIN: kinesin-like protein KIF26B (The sequence of the model RefSeq protein was modified relative to this genomic sequence to represent the inferred CDS: inserted 8 bases in 4 codons; deleted 3 bases in 3 codons) encodes MVVSGGSSCLHLIDLGSYVKALSKNLEGGSGLCLSLSALGNVILALINGSKHIPYKESKLTMLLWESLRNMNCHTTMITHISAAAGNYAETLSTIQIASRVLRMKKKKMKYMSSSSGGESSCEEGRMRRLTQQRPFHIRATVDPDFPIAHLSSDSDYSSSSSIEQSCDTVIYIGPSGSAPSYKELTDNEGPPNFVPIVPALQKTKGDSQPTEAGEAAASKSKRDCLKCNTFAALQERLDCIDGSKEPSKFSFKELPVQFGAEQASKCPSLSQVSGANLLSEFDKEDNGSDGQVTDWEGPDNLACKMQRNHSPVPATVCSSRPTPASSRSIPGSSGQMVQSPGLQSSWESLNSCGFMEGKPRPMGSPKLGIASLSKTSEYKPPSSPSQKCKVYTQKGVLPTSAPLPPLSKDSGMVSSKSLLQPEVRTPPVGMSSQFLKKSMSAGSEGFPETPVEKEHQAAYPPDSMKEILSTTVVTMQQPLELNMEDELVFTLVEELNISGVLDSGHPTSIISFNSNCSVQTLASGSQPVSIIISIREDLEGYSSMAPVSEVSIAQFLPLPKLSLDGKAQERGSRCSSISSWLSDMSAGSDGKQSCXSFISQTCFGHGXEPPASEFVSSIQNSAVVCREKPKEGPDNLLILSEWEDSFNKATPIKSCKISTLGKAMVTISNTATLSNCEGXSKETSAKREMKFEDPWLKREEEVKKENAFQSEEGIRYETATGPTKPETRPEQEQDRKPSSGDRLSSSSGQVSASPVTDNFKRVVDGCEMALPGLVAQRPMHSSKSLKSSILPRAFQKDSRQEGLDNLFYHCSADTNGLGTVSGTQASKATLDHKVASPKHCVLARPKGNPPLPPVHKSSLDQKNRASPQNSASSSSSTSSPLNQSATFLDSFPDEPSSKMKDASSSSKFFSXEQVASRTNSLGRITVSHYECLLLERVESLSSMSSRLDTGKDSTMPLSGRSLDQSTGASPPSCSTTQSAGASPKASQSKILAISKLLLASPKARSLSTSTFKTLSFSTKSLPQTVGQSSNVPPSRKHMSWFTQSLSRNRNSGLASTLPLRAINGRISDLLQGNGGTQGLQVWAGPEAEEHSGAPMEEKPTAAHLLSSPYSKISPPRKPHWCSRGHGSDNSSGLSGELPLAMGKTALFYHSGDSKGYKSMMRDSEATGSASLAQDSMSENSSFVGGRCRSLKPPKKWSNSGSQRRWLILALSLDSSSPVRKPTTSTGVRWVDGPLWSTQRGLRKPFEIKVYEIDDVERACSGDSVAQARRGPASLEVMCFNAKLKILEHRQQRIAEVRATYEWLMKELEMTKQYLMLDPNKWLREFDLEQLLELEYLEALECVTERLESRINFCKNHLMMITCFDITSRHR; translated from the exons AGAGAGCAAGCTCACCATGCTGCTTTGGGAGTCTCTGAGGAACATGAACTGTCACACCACCATGATCACTCACATCTCTGCCGCAGCTGGGAACTATGCAGAAACCCTGTCTACCATCCAGATTGCATCAAGGGTCTtgaggatgaagaagaagaagatgaag TACATGTCGAGCTCCTCTGGTGGAGAAAGCTCCTGTGAGGAAGGCAGAATGCGCAGGCTCACCCAACAGAGACCCTTCCATATCAGAGCCACGGTGGATCCCGACTTCCCCATTGCGCACCTGTCCAGTGATTCTGACTACTCCTCCAGC TCCAGCATCGAGCAATCTTGTGACACTGTCATCTACATCGGGCCTAGTGGCTCAGCCCCCTCTTACAAGGAGCTCACTGACAATGAGGGGCCCCCAAACTTTGTTCCCATTGTACCTGCCCTGCAGAAGACCAAAGGTGACAGCCAGCCCACAGAGGCAGGAGAGGCTGCAGCCAGCAAATCAAAAAGGGACTGCTTGAAGTGTAACACATTTGCTGCACTGCAAGAGAGACTAGACTGCATTGATGGCAGCAAGGAGCCCAGTAAGTTTTCTTTCAAAGAGCTGCCTGTACAGTTTGGGGCAGAGCAGGCGAGCAAATGCCCCTCATTAAGCCAAGTGTCTGGGGCAAACTTACTTTCTGAGTTCGATAAGGAAGACAATGGGTCAGATGGCCAGGTGACTGATTGGGAAGGCCCAGACAACCTGGCCTGTAAGATGCAAAGGAATCACTCCCCTGTTCCTGCCACAGTATGCAGCAGCCGCCCCACCCCAGCCTCATCCCGAAGCATCCCAGGCAGCAGTGGCCAGATGGTGCAGAGCCCcggcctccagagcagctgggagagCCTGAACTCCTGTGGCTTCATGGAGGGCAAGCCCAGGCCCATGGGCTCCCCAAAGCTGGGCATTGCCAGCCTATCCAAGACTTCTGAGTACAAGCCCCCCAGCTCTCCTTCCCAGAAATGCAAAGTCTATACACAGAAGGGGGTCCTGCCAACCTCTGCTCCACTGCCACCATTGAGCAAGGATTCTGGTATGGTCTCTAGCAAGTCCTTGCTGCAGCCTGAGGTACGTACCCCTCCGGTTGGAATGAGCTCCCAGTTTTTGAAGAAATCTATGTCTGCTGGGAGTGAGGGGTTCCCAGAAACCCCTGTTGAGAAGGAGCATCAGGCAGCATATCCTCCAGACTCCATGAAGGAGATTCTGAGCACCACAGTGGTGACCATGCAGCAGCCATTGGAGCTGAACATGGAGGATGAGCTGGTGTTCACGCTGGTGGAAGAGCTGAACATCAGTGGGGTCCTGGACAGTGGCCATCCCACCAGCATCATCAGCTTCAATAGCAACTGCTCTGTGCAGACCTTAGCCTCAGGCTCCCAGCCCGTCAGCATCATCATCAGCATCAGGGAGGATCTGGAGGGCTACTCGAGCATGGCTCCCGTCTCTGAAGTGAGCATCGCACAGTTCTTGCCCCTTCCGAAGCTAAGCCTGGATGGGAAGGCTCAGGAGAGAGGCAGCAGGTGTTCCTCCATCAGCTCCTGGCTAAGCGACATGAGCGCTGGCAGTGATGGCAAGCAATCATG CAGTTTCATATCCCAGACATGTTTTGGCCATGG AGAACCTCCAGCCTCAGAGTTTGTTAGCAGCATCCAGAACAGTGCTGTGGTGTGCAGAGAGAAGCCCAAGGAAGGCCCTGACAACCTGCTCATCTTGTCTGAGTGGGAAGACTCTTTCAACAAAGCCACCCCCATCAAAAGCTGCAAAATATCCACACTGGGCAAGGCCATGGTCACCATCTCCAATACAGCCACCCTGAGCAATTGCGAAGG TAGTAAAGAAACCAGTGCAAAGAGAGAGATGAAATTTGAGGACCCCTGGCTGAAACGAGAAGAGGAAGTGAAAAAAGAGAATGCTTTTCAAAGTGAAGAAGGGATTAGATATGAGACTGCCACAGGCCCCACTAAGCCTGAGACCAGACCAGAGCAAGAACAGGATAGGAAGCCCAGCTCGGGCGACAGGCTCAGCAGCAGCAGTGGACAGGTATCTGCCTCCCCAGTGACTGACAACTTCAAGAGGGTTGTGGATGGCTGTGAGATGGCTCTGCCTGGTTTGGTGGCCCAGAGGCCAATGCATTCCAGCAAAAGCCTGAAATCCAGCATCCTTCCTAGAGCATTTCAGAAAGACAGCAGACAGGAGGGGCTAGATAACCTCTTCTACCACTGCAGTGCCGACACCAATGGCCTGGGGACAGTATCAGGCACCCAGGCCTCTAAGGCAACCCTGGATCACAAGGTAGCTTCCCCGAAGCATTGTGTCCTTGCCAGGCCTAAAGGGAATCCTCCTCTGCCCCCTGTCCACAAGTCCAGCTTGGACCAGAAGAACCGGGCCAGCCCCCAGAACagtgccagcagcagcagcagcaccagcagCCCCTTGAACCAGTCAGCCACCTTCTTGGACAGCTTCCCTGATGAGCCCAGCAGCAAGATGAAGGATGCCAGTAGCAGCAGCAAGTTCTTCAG GGAGCAGGTAGCCAGCAGAACCAACTCTCTTGGCAGAATAACAGTCAGCCACTACGAATGCTTGTTGCTGGAGAGGGTGGAGAGCCTGTCCTCCATGAGCTCACGACTGGACACTGGCAAAGACAGCACCATGCCACTTTCTGGCAGGAGCCTGGACCAG AGCACAGGGGCCTCACCACCCAGCTGCAGCACCACCCAGTCAGCAGGGGCTTCGCCCAAGGCCAGCCAGTCCAAGATTTTAGCCATAAGCAAGCTCCTCCTGGCCAGCCCCAAAGCCCGCAGCCTGTCAACCTCCACCTTCAAAACCCTCAGCTTCTCCACCAAGTCGCTGCCTCAGACAGTGGGCCAAAGCTCCAACGTGCCCCCCAGCAGGAAGCACATGTCCTGGTTCACCCAGTCACTCAGCAGGAACCGAAACTCTGGATTGGCTTCCACACTGCCTCTGAGAGCAATCAATGGGCGCATCTCCGATCTGCTGCAAGGGAATGGGGGCACCCAGGGCTTGCAGGTGTGGGCTGGACCTGAGGCAGAGGAGCACAGTGGGGCTCCCATGGAGGAAAAGCCTACAGCAGCGCACCTGCTGTCCTCGCCCTACAGCAAGATCTCCCCACCTCGGAAGCCACACTGGTGCAGCAGGGGGCATGGCAGTGACAACAGCAGCGGGTTGAGCGGGGAACTCCCGCTGGCCATGGGGAAGACTGCCCTCTTCTACCACAGTGGTGACAGTAAG GGCTACAAGAGCATGATGAGGGACAGCGAGGCCACCGGCAGTGCGTCCTTGGCCCAGGACTCCATGAGTGAGAACAGCAGCTTTGTGGGCGGCAGGTGCCGGAGCCTGAAACCCCCAAAGAAATGGTCCAATTCAG GTTCTCAGAGACGTTGGCTCATCCTAGCATTGTCCCTCGATTCCTCCTCCCCTGTGAGAAAACCCACCACCAGCACAGGAGTCCGCTGGGTGGATGGCCCCTTGTGGAGTACCCAGAGGGGCCTCAGGAAACCATTTGAGATCAAAGTGTATGAAATCGATGATGTGGAGAGAGCTTGCAGTGGCGACTCTGTGGCGCAAGCAAGGAGA GGACCTGCTTCTCTT GAGGTCATGTGCTTTAACGCAAAACTGAAAATTCTGGAGCATCGCCAGCAGAGGATTGCAGAGGTCAGAGCCACCTACGAGTGGCTGATGAAGGAGCTGGAGATGACCAAACAGTACCTGATGCTGGACCCCAACAAGTGGCTCCGTGAAT TCGACTTGGAGCAGCTGCTGGAGCTGGAGTACCTGGAGGCCCTGGAGTGCGTCACCGAGCGCCTGGAGAGCCGCATCAACTTCTGCAAGAACCATCTCATGATGATCACCTGCTTTGACATCACCTCCAGGCACCGATAA